Proteins encoded together in one Benincasa hispida cultivar B227 chromosome 1, ASM972705v1, whole genome shotgun sequence window:
- the LOC120070728 gene encoding probable trehalose-phosphate phosphatase J, whose amino-acid sequence MTNQNVVVSDTKSGINMSITVAVSNSSIFATTAQKPPPAPGGGCGGGGGYISISRKKILKDLDVNGGWIESMRASSPTHVKSLPSLSAADDHHHNSWIHHHPSALDMFDQIIEASKGKQIVMFLDYDGTLSPIVEDPDKAFMSEAMRKTVKKLASCFPTAIVSGRCRDKVYGFIRLAELYYAGSHGMDIKGPTKSSKFKKAVDQGLLFQPASEFLPMIDEVYQQLVEKMKSTPGAKVENNKFCISVHFRCVDEKQWNNLAQEVKSVVKEYPMLRLTQGRKVLEIRPTIKWDKGKALEFLLESLGYANCSDVFPIYIGDDRTDEDAFKVLRERNQGFGILVSKIPKDTHASYSLREPSEVMYFLQRLVQWKRPSLLRRRHCRV is encoded by the exons ATGACGAACCAGAATGTGGTAGTCTCCGATACTAAATCCGGCATCAATATGTCCATCACCGTTGCCGTTTCTAATTCCTCTATTTTCGCCACCACCGCTCAGAAACCTCCGCCTGCTCCTGGCGGTGGTTGTGGCGGTGGCGGCGGTTACATCTCCATTTCCCGTAAAAAAATCCTTAAAGACCTGGATGTTAATGGCGGATGGATTGAATCAATGAGAGCTTCCTCTCCCACCCATGTTAAATCTCTCCCTTCACTCTCTGCCGCCGACGACCACCACCATAATTCTTGGATT CACCATCATCCTTCTGCACTGGACATGTTCGATCAGATAATTGAAGCTTCCAAAGGGAAACAAATCGTTATGTTTTTGGATTACGATGGAACTCTTTCTCCGATTGTTGAAGATCCCGATAAGGCCTTCATGTCCGAAGCT ATGAGGAAGACGGTGAAAAAGCTCGCTAGTTGCTTTCCTACCGCCATCGTCAGTGGCAGATGCAGAGACAAG GTGTACGGATTCATAAGACTGGCGGAGCTTTACTACGCCGGCAGCCATGGAATGGACATTAAAGGCCCAACGAAAAGCTCCAAATTCAAGAAAGCT gTTGATCAAGGTCTTCTCTTCCAACCAGCTAGCGAGTTTCTTCCCATGATAGACgag gtTTATCAACAGCTGGTAGAGAAAATGAAATCAACTCCAGGGGCCAAAGTGGAGAACAACAAATTTTGTATCTCAGTGCATTTTCGCTGTGTTGATgaaaag CAATGGAACAATTTGGCCCAAGAAGTAAAATCAGTGGTTAAAGAATACCCCATGCTCCGACTAACCCAAGGAAGAaag GTACTAGAAATCCGTCCGACTATCAAGTGGGACAAAGGGAAGGCCCTCGAGTTTTTGTTAGAATCGTTAG GATACGCAAACTGTTCCGACGTGTTTCCTATTTACATTGGAGATGATCGTACAGATGAAGATGCATTTAAG GTTCTAAGGGAAAGAAATCAAGGGTTTGGTATTCTCGTGTCTAAAATTCCTAAAGACACTCATGCTTCCTATTCTTTACGAGAACCTTCCGAG GTTATGTACTTTTTACAACGTTTGGTGCAATGGAAACGACCATCTTTATTAAGAAGAAGACATTGCAGGGTTTGA